In Trichoplusia ni isolate ovarian cell line Hi5 chromosome 2, tn1, whole genome shotgun sequence, the DNA window ATATGTTACAACAACAGGGAAGAAGCATGCACTCTAAAACTCCTATCCAAATTAAAAACTCTAAAGTACCTTATAACCACACAGACAAAGTCTCATGCAACAACTAGTATTAATACTGACGTCAAAAATAATAACCCACCTACAGGGTGCTACATAAATGGTAGCACTTTCTGGAAACAGTTCACCACCTTCCTTTAGGAAATTATCACGGGCAAACAGCACAGAATCCAGCATACCCTCATGTAATAGATAAAAGCCCATCCATTCTGATACTATTGCATCTAccttaggtattttaatatcttcAACCCTCTCATTTATTACCTGAAAATACAAATggcttttaaaattagaaatgaaagtgatttaatttatttagctgGAAAAGAAACaatcattaaatgatgcaacggtttactcctTGAACATGAGCTGACGCCGtggtttggtaaaaaaaaaaacaaaaaggggAAAAAAACGCGCAGtccattttaaagtttaatttaagataATTGGGGTTACCTCGCTCATatgatttttttgcaaaaaaaaaatagtaaagatttggcagataaataatattaaaagtattctgctcaacaatttattttgaccaCAAGCAGCTTTAGAATATATTCCCAATTTGattcacaaaaattcaatacaacatttttttttttactaaactttaatttataagatAGTATAAACATAACTTACCTCTATAACATGTTCCCACTTATTTTCCTTTACTACGTCCTTCGCTATATCAGCTATATTACTGGCTTCTACAGCATATACTTTTTTCGCACCAGCCTGAGCACAGAATACGGATAATATTCCAGTGCCGCATCCAACATCCAGCACCGTTTTATCTCGAAAATAAGCCTTGTTGTTGAGAATTGCATTCCTATATATTGTAACTCTAGGTTCATCTTCAAGCATTAACTTATGTacctaaaataatgttttgtttaagtaatagaaataaaaaaaaaatattaaaatgaagtgCAGTTTTGATAGTCACCTCTAAATCCCCATAACTTGTAAAGTACTGATCGACACAATCATCCGAATCACTATTATCACTCATTGTTTATCTTACAAATAGCtgaaaagttgttttattcaattttgtattttttagaaatgtGTATTTTGAAATAGCCTAAAAGCGGCACTTTATCAATACTGACATTTCTTTACCACATTTTTAAGTGGAAGACCGGGAAAGTGTTACTAGAAAATTAATCTACTTTAGGCCGTTGTTTAGTATTACACAAGAAAACTATTTTGTGTGCGTCATtaattaatgatatatttttttaatttattattgaagtttGTTTATAGGTAGAAATTggtcattatttttagtttttacttaaaggcaatattttaattactgtgGCTGATGCATGTAGATAAATGGGAATTCATCAGCATCGAATATTTTCCTTTGCATTTTACGTAGGTATATTTgtatgcattttgtttttacgtttAGCTGATGCTGAATATATAACTTGGTTACAGTTACTTAgtttaactattataatattaaatcgaCTAAACTTAAACAACCATTATCGTTCATTCATttcatatgatttatttttaatctgtaattttttctttgattatttttattctgtgaTCCCATCTGTCTGTATGTTTTGTCAAATACGCGTTTACGGCTTACGTTGTTGTGCAGTTTTTGTGAGAATACTCaggttttaatattgataatgaatagtgtttaaaataaatataagcaaaaACTTCATTACTTGCATAAATATGGCTAAGGAAGGAGATATGTCTTTGTTTGCTGATGTTTTGGAACCATTTAGACGGGTGATCAATACCGACCCGCCGAAAGACAAACTGTCTTCTTCTTCTAAACTTAATTTTTCGGATAGTAACCAGTCTCTTAAAGAAGGTAATAGTTTTAATGTTGCCttttgtatgtataataatCTGAACTTTATAGGAGACCCTAAATTTgtggtttaaaatatttgcaggGCTTGGTAACCTATTATCACTTGGTAAAAGAAAGTCTAGTATTGGTATGATGAATGATATGTCTACGCCTGAGAAACGTCTTCGAACAGAATCTGGATCGACACCAGCGTCTGCTCCGCCGTCCCCCTGGGAGACTAAACGTCTGAAGGGTGACTTGATAGCAGCAAGAGCACAGGTAAATAACAAGATGTTACCAATTGTTTAGAAAGTAAAATTGTCCTGTATTCCTTAAGATTCTGTTATTTTCTATAACTTCAATCaactatgtttttgttaattcattGTAAACTTTTGTTACATTTGTAAGACATTGAAAatctatgtaaatataaaaactctCTGCAcctctattttttttcagattataCAACTAGAATCTCGCATTAGTCACCAGCACACATTACGGAAGGAGATGCAGATCCTCTTTGATGAGGAGAAGGGCTGTCTTGTGGAGCAGCACAAGAGAGATGAGCGGAGGCTCTCGGAGATGGAGGACCGACTCCAACTCATCAGGCGAAGGGAGCAGGACCTAAAGGATGATTATAATGAGGTTAAAagtcattttctttatttcttgcTATTTACTGCTGGTAAATACATTTGTAAGCAATCATAATATGTaagcaaatgtaaaaaaattggGTTTCGTCTTTTTAACTGTGACATCACCTAACATTAAAATTGATACTTGCAGACTCATTAGGCatagaaaaaaattgtagatatttttgtaCTGCATCCAACAAGTTGTAATTTTTAAGTTGTGTGTGTTTTTAAGAAAGTTGTAGTTTTCAATGTAATCTTGCATCTCTATCCAGGCTGTAAAACAACACAaagattctaaattaaaatgggATCAAGAGAAGATAGAGTTGCAGAAACAGATAGCAGACCTCAAAGATAAGCTACTAGAAGCACATGTGAGCAGCAAGGATCAGCTGTCGGAGATGAAGAAGGATATGGATGAGCTTTTACAGGTAGAGTACTTTTATGCTATATGCGTGAATATGATGAGTGATGGACAATAGTTATGTATGAAAAATCTTGAAAGGAAGTTAGGTATCTAGTGTGtaatatgttgttatatttacCACAAGATGGTTGTTAGATTACTCTTTGACaccttttcatttttaatcaaaaaataaatagctgtATTGTATTGGAAAAACTTATAACATCAGATAGGAACCTAATCTGTGTCTCAAATTGGATCGGATTTGATCCAATTTGAGACACAGATTAGATATTAATTGATAATGTTTTCATAGTAAATATTGTGAGAATGAtcagttattaaatgatgcaactggTGACTATCGAGATTGGTAACTACGCGTTTTTATCGAggttgcccaactagtttcgaaCCCGACTGGTgttcttaatcatgaactgacgcagTGGGGTCGACGAGAGACAACGCGCTCAGATCAAAAcctattattaaatgtttacaattaCTTAAAATCACAGTCACGATATATTTTAACTTTCCAACAGGCTTTAGAAGGTGCTCAATCAGAATCAgaacttttgaaaaaagaaGTAGCAAGGCTGTCAACTAAGGCAGAACAGTGTTCCACAATGAGGAGTCAGTTAGAAAAGACCATGTTTGAACTGCAGGTTGCTAATAATAGGGTGAAGGAGCTGGAGTATGAGAAAGATTCATATCATGATTGGCAGCAACAAGTTAAGGTAGGACCTTAAGTATGTCTTTTATTTGTAGTTGCTACATTTGGCAGTACATACAAAAATGATGTTGTAAGTCTGTCCAAAGTTGTGGCTTATGTTGATTGGTCTGTGTTTTAAGTTGATACAAGTCCCTGTTGGTTGAAGTAATTAGAAGAATTATTTAGGTTTCAGCATTTACTTTTCTCATGGTTTGGCTTCCAGATTTACGTGATTACTTTTTTACTTTGCCTAAACTAACAATACTATAAAATAAGTCACACCTACTCAAAAGTCTGACCACTTTACAGACAGCACAAAAACGCCTGTCCAACATGGCTGAACTGGAAAAGGAAGTAGGGCGCCTTAGGGCTCAGGAGCGCTCACTCCGAGATATAGCGGGCAACAAGCTGCTGCTTGAAGAACAGGTGCATGTTCTACAGTCCAGAGTTGATGCCCTGCAGCCTGTGCAAAATGAACTACATGAAGCTAAGGTAAAGTGTCATCTAATCTTTTTTTTAGCCATCAGTCGATTTCTATGTCTATTGTTTTGTGGTTATCGTCTCAAAAACCgctaatatttaaactttacgTCAAAATTTTGTAGCGAAATCTTTAACAATAGTAATTGCGAACTATTAACGAACTTGATATTCCAAGCAAATGGCAAGTAGCAATGTAGCAAATTGCAAGTTTgaatcttaaaataatctaaggttaagaatatttatttattgaaactttcacgaacaattgtggtacataagaaTATTCATTTTATCCATCTATTTTAGACATTCGTTCTTTAGAGCATTTTGTACCAAATGGGATATTTATAGCAAATGGCGAAAATTATAGTAAATAGGATTTCAGCGTTATTCGCAACACTTAGATTTTTTTGCACATATCACCCACTTGAAAAATTCCCAATGTTATTATTTGCTGATCACTTGCTACCAGGTGAAGCTGGCCACGTTGGAGTCGTCCCTGGAGGAGTGGCGCGCGGCGGGTCGCGCTCACGGCGTGTCCTCCGCCCGCGCGCTGGGCGCCGCGCTGGAGGCCGCCTTCAGCAGCCAGCTCACCGCCGCCGACACCAGCTCCAAGGCGCAGGCCACTGTGGCGCAGCTCACTGAGGTAATGACCATCTGTTTGCTACGAAATCTGGCCGCCGTCCAACGAAGAGCAACGACATCGGAACTGATAAAGAAgagatatattaatatttagtagACCAAACATCTATTTATGTCAATTTCACTTGTttatagagtatttttttaacaaccaGTAGGTATTTCTCGTGTTTTTTccttcaatttcattaaatttctaataattgaaacaattttcatttctcctaaaacatatttttacttcatATCACATAACCACACATCCATTAACCACACATTAACTTTGATCACAGGAAGTAGCAACACTCAAGTTTGAGCGTGACAAGGCGACGACCAAGGTCAATGATCTGGCAGCAGTGAAGAAGACCCACGAGAATCTCATACACAGACTGCAGAAGAGACTGTTACTTGTGACTAGGGAGAGAGATAGTTATAGGTACCGTGTTTTATATCTATGTGTAAATTTCCTTATAttgattacaatattttaaagaaaaaaatcatagtcTTGCCATTACCAAACCAACACCAAATGTTGCAActcccaaaaaaaatgtttaaatttttttacttgtattttgTAGTCTTTTACTTACCAAATTAATTAGGAAAAGATCCAAAAAGAAAGCAAACTACTTCTTGGCAATGACAGTTGGCGTATGATTGATATGGGTGTATCCTTATCTTACATCAACATGTTAAAGTGATGAAACATGCAGTAATTTATCGTGTTGCCTAAACCGTCGCCAAGtaaattctatacaaataaattaaaataaaaagttaaacttCTTAAATGCCAACAACGGAAAATCAATTACAATTGTTGGTTGGTGTCCCGCAGAGAGCAGTTGGACTGCTACGAGAAGGAGCTGACAGTGACGATGTGtggcgaggcgggcgcgggcggcgccgcgCTGCTGGCCGCGCGCGTGCAGCAGCTGGAGAGGGCGCTGCAGGCCTACCGCGACCTGCTGGCCAGCAGCGACCCCGCCGCGCAGCACTCCGGTACGCACCGATACATACATGCTAGCCTATTGGAAGAGTTTGGAGTGATCAACTGCTTTTGTATCATATTTAACGGGTACTAGTACACATCGCACTAATTTTCACGAATTTCAggaattcaattcaattttcataAGGAAATATTATGGGAAAATCAAagggaaatattataataatatgtgttagGTACACAGAACATTATACAGGAAACAATAAGGTCACCAAAAAGACATGTAGCAATTATTCATGATTTAACCGTATCCTCTACCCAGTGGTGGAGAGCCTCCGCGCGGAGGCGGCCAAGTCCCGCGACGAGGCGGCGGCGCTGCGGCGCGAGGCCGGCAAGCTGCGCGCGCAGCGGGACACGCTGCAGCTGCAGCTGGAGAGGATCGGGGAGCACGCCGGGACCAAGGTACCGCCTCGGAACAACCTCATGTGTACACGCTAAGGAAAAGGCACGGAATAGAAGCGGTTTATGAAAAGTTCCTTTAGACTACCTGTGTAGAATACCTATGTCATTTTTACGTGAAAAGAACAAACtcctttttatttcaacagaCTACAGAATTACTAACGTGCATTCACtacctacttaaatatgtaacgtattaaaaatgtttttttttatttcaattatttaagatTCTACATCTGACTGACAACCCCGCAGCTGAAGCCCACAAACAAGTTCAACTGGACTACGATGCTGCGCAAGAAGAAGTAAGTTTTACTACAGAGTATTGTGGAAGAGAAACACTTCTCTACATCGTGTAGTGCTGTCTTGCTTCTACAAATAGAATAAGTTTTACTTCTAGAATTGGCGAAAGGCAGCCAGCCTATCTAGCCAAGTATAATTTTAAGTgcaaatgacatttcatttcgaaaagtcacgtgaccttgacctgtcaTTTCCCAACATTTGAGTTATTTATAAGCTAagcgttaacgattgtagaaatatcacttgCTAAAGGGGCAGGTATCCTAATATAGCTTTTAGATGGTATATTAACATGATGTAAATGTTATATTCAGATCAAAAGACTGAAGGCAGCGCTACGCGACGGAGGTGACTCTAAAGCCTGTCCGGAAGAGATACAACAGTTGAAACAACAATTGGAGAGCAGTAAAATTAAACTGAAGAGGTTCGTTAACTAAACCGTTACCGGAAAATTTCGTTTCGAAATCACGAGGCAATATACTATGAAGCCTACCTATGAATATCTATATTACTTACTTCGTTGGCTCAGCGATAAaaattgtgtcttggcctctgatacgagagagtGCCATTTTACCCGATCCTTCGCCACTTCTCGCGAGTCATCGGCACGAAGTGCCCGAATTATCCATAGAATGCGTATATTTGAGCGATTGGATCAAAGTTTTCGCTTGGTCATTTGATTATGAGATGTGGTGTCACATGGAATTATTTCAAGTGTATCATTAATATTGCAGGTTAAAAGAAGAGTTTACGTCTTCCGCTCAAGAATACAGAGATGTCTGTTATATGCTGTTAGGTTATAAAATTGATAGGACTGGTCACAAAAATTATAGGTAAGTGTATTAAGATATCAAATTGTTTTACTAAAGAAAGCAACTTTCAGCAAAGTTTTGTGACTACtccgataaaaataaaatgaaacttccTGAATTTCAAAGAACTCGATTTTGTTTGGAAATTGACTGTAATTTCCCTGAACCAAGTTGTTTACTT includes these proteins:
- the LOC113504159 gene encoding mitotic spindle assembly checkpoint protein MAD1 → MAKEGDMSLFADVLEPFRRVINTDPPKDKLSSSSKLNFSDSNQSLKEGLGNLLSLGKRKSSIGMMNDMSTPEKRLRTESGSTPASAPPSPWETKRLKGDLIAARAQIIQLESRISHQHTLRKEMQILFDEEKGCLVEQHKRDERRLSEMEDRLQLIRRREQDLKDDYNEAVKQHKDSKLKWDQEKIELQKQIADLKDKLLEAHVSSKDQLSEMKKDMDELLQALEGAQSESELLKKEVARLSTKAEQCSTMRSQLEKTMFELQVANNRVKELEYEKDSYHDWQQQVKTAQKRLSNMAELEKEVGRLRAQERSLRDIAGNKLLLEEQVHVLQSRVDALQPVQNELHEAKVKLATLESSLEEWRAAGRAHGVSSARALGAALEAAFSSQLTAADTSSKAQATVAQLTEEVATLKFERDKATTKVNDLAAVKKTHENLIHRLQKRLLLVTRERDSYREQLDCYEKELTVTMCGEAGAGGAALLAARVQQLERALQAYRDLLASSDPAAQHSVVESLRAEAAKSRDEAAALRREAGKLRAQRDTLQLQLERIGEHAGTKILHLTDNPAAEAHKQVQLDYDAAQEEIKRLKAALRDGGDSKACPEEIQQLKQQLESSKIKLKRLKEEFTSSAQEYRDVCYMLLGYKIDRTGHKNYRISNMYAESSEEYLTFNLDDDGIEMVHTDYSSTLGELVELHLHQHRSIPLFLSALTMDLFTKTTMQQVQ